A DNA window from Eremothecium cymbalariae DBVPG#7215 chromosome 3, complete sequence contains the following coding sequences:
- the PCS60 gene encoding Pcs60p (similar to Ashbya gossypii AAR168C), with amino-acid sequence MSRFNDIIKLSNNTAIIVPETGLKVSYNDLADILGHVQMMFHDPQSPVFQSGKQSTIAISIPNGLEFVAAFLATSMQGNVAAPLNPNYKFQELEFYLSDLEVKVIFVAKGTTLNADSDLVRAASKFSCHLVELSYENARSRVEYEVFSPENRFQSSIYKSQERNAQFVNTECCFPGSAKADDVALVLHTSGTTSRPKIVPLLHSNVATSMKNIANTYKLSPSDVSYIVMPLFHVHGLIGALLSSFYAQGSVVIPPKFSARSFWPDYLKNGCTWFSCVPTISQTLLKVKKPSPMPKIRFIRSCSSALAPATFYQLEEEFGAPVIEAYAMTEAAHQMTSNELPPGMRKPGSVGKPQGVEVVILNDDDEVLPQGAQGEVSIRGPNVTPGYRNNDKANKENFTREAHYFRTGDRGYFDEDGFLILTGRLKELINRGGEKISPLELDAVILSHPAVEEVVSFGAANEKYGQVVNAAIVLKKGKSLQYGDLVKFMEEKVAAFKIPERVYFVTSLPKTPTGKIQRRIVAELFASRNKL; translated from the coding sequence ATGTCGAGGTTCAACGATATTATCAAGCTGTCAAATAATACAGCAATTATTGTGCCAGAAACTGGCCTTAAAGTGTCATACAACGACTTGGCAGACATTTTGGGTCATGTGCAAATGATGTTTCATGATCCTCAATCACCAGTGTTCCAAAGTGGCAAACAGTCTACCATTGCTATTTCTATTCCTAATGGTTTGGAATTCGTTGCTGCGTTTTTGGCGACGTCAATGCAAGGAAATGTCGCTGCACCTTTAAATCCGAATTACAAGTTTCAGGAGCTTGAGTTCTACTTGAGTGATCTTGAGGTGAAAGTTATATTCGTGGCTAAGGGAACCACTTTAAATGCTGATTCAGACCTTGTCAGAGCAGCTTCTAAGTTCTCGTGCCATCTGGTTGAGCTTTCCTATGAGAACGCTCGTAGCCGTGTGGAATATGAAGTTTTCTCCCCAGAAAACAGGTTTCAATCCAGTATCTACAAATCACAAGAAAGAAACGCCCAGTTTGTCAACACCGAGTGTTGTTTCCCCGGTTCAGCTAAGGCGGACGATGTGGCATTGGTTCTCCATACTAGTGGTACTACATCCAGACCAAAGATTGTTCCGTTGTTGCATTCTAATGTGGCTACAAGTATGAAAAATATCGCGAACACCTACAAGTTGTCTCCATCTGATGTATCTTACATCGTCATGCCGCTATTCCATGTCCATGGGCTTATTGGAGCGCTACTCTCCTCCTTTTACGCGCAAGGATCTGTTGTAATCCCTCCAAAATTCAGTGCCCGGTCTTTCTGGCCCGACTATCTAAAGAATGGTTGTACGTGGTTCAGCTGTGTCCCAACAATCTCACAAACGTTGCTTAAGGTTAAGAAACCCAGTCCAATGCCTAAAATCAGATTCATTCGCTCTTGCTCCAGTGCGCTGGCGCCTGCGACCTTTTATCAACTGGAGGAGGAATTTGGTGCCCCTGTAATTGAAGCGTATGCAATGACCGAGGCCGCTCATCAGATGACAAGCAACGAATTGCCTCCAGGTATGCGTAAACCAGGCTCCGTTGGAAAGCCGCAGGGCGTTGAGGTCGTTATTTTGAATGACGATGACGAGGTCCTCCCTCAAGGTGCCCAAGGAGAAGTCTCCATCCGTGGTCCAAATGTAACCCCAGGCTATCGTAACAATGATAAGGCCAACAAGGAAAATTTTACTCGTGAAGCACATTACTTTAGAACTGGTGACCGTGGTTactttgatgaagatggttTCTTGATACTAACTGGTAGACTCAAGGAACTGATCAACAGAGGTGGTGAGAAGATATCCCCCTTAGAACTCGACGCTGTTATTCTGTCTCACCCAGCGGTTGAAGAGGTCGTATCTTTTGGTGCCGCCAATGAGAAGTACGGCCAGGTAGTCAATGCAGCTATCGTACTAAAGAAGGGCAAGTCTCTCCAATATGGCGACCTTGTAAAATTCATGGAAGAAAAGGTGGCCGCATTCAAGATCCCTGAACGCGTGTACTTCGTCACCAGTCTACCAAAAACACCAACAGGCAAAATACAAAGACGTATTGTCGCTGAGTTGTTTGCTTCCCGTAACAAACTGTAA
- the PDB1 gene encoding pyruvate dehydrogenase (acetyl-transferring) subunit E1 beta (similar to Ashbya gossypii AAR167C) codes for MSYRFSVISKFTRPLGSAMQWQAKRMSSAKTMTVRDALNSAMAEEMDRDDDVFVIGEEVAQYNGAYKVTKGLLDRFGERRVVDTPITEMGFAGLTVGAALKGLKPVVEFMSFNFSMQAIDHVVNSAAKTYYMSGGTQTCQMVFRGPNGSAAGVAAQHSQDFTAWYGSIPGLKVLTPYSAEDARGLLKAAIRDPNPVVFLEHELLYGESFEVSEEALSPDFTLPYTAKIEREGSDISIITYSRNVQFSLAAAEILDKQYGVSAEVLNLRSIRPLDVDAIINTVKKTNHLITVESTFPAFGVGSELVAQIMESDAFDHLDAPVQRVTGAEVPTPYAKELEDFAFPDPDTIVRAAKKVLSIE; via the coding sequence ATGTCTTATAGATTTTCGGTTATTTCGAAATTCACTAGACCTCTGGGCTCTGCCATGCAGTGGCAAGCTAAGAGAATGTCATCAGCCAAGACTATGACGGTCAGAGATGCTTTAAACAGCGCTATGGCGGAAGAAATGGACcgtgatgatgatgtttttgTCATTGGTGAAGAAGTTGCACAATATAACGGTGCGTACAAGGTCACCAAGGGGTTGTTGGACCGTTTCGGTGAGAGGAGAGTTGTGGACACACCAATCACTGAGATGGGTTTTGCAGGGTTGACTGTTGGTGCTGCTTTGAAAGGTTTGAAGCCTGTTGTTGAATTTATGtctttcaatttctctATGCAGGCCATTGATCATGTTGTGAATTCTGCAGCAAAGACATATTATATGTCTGGTGGGACTCAAACATGTCAGATGGTCTTCAGAGGTCCAAATGgttctgctgctggtgtTGCTGCTCAACACTCCCAAGATTTTACCGCTTGGTACGGTTCCATTCCGGGTTTGAAAGTTTTGACTCCTTACTCTGCTGAGGATGCTAGAGGTTTGTTGAAGGCTGCTATCAGAGATCCTAATCCAGTTGTTTTCTTGGAGCATGAATTGTTATACGGTGAATCTTTTGAAGTCTCTGAAGAAGCACTATCCCCAGATTTTACTCTACCATACACTGCAAAGATTGAAAGAGAGGGTTCCGACATTTCCATCATTACTTACTCCAGGAACGTTCAATTCTCTCtagctgctgctgagaTTTTGGACAAGCAATACGGTGTGTCTGCTGAGGTTCTTAACTTGAGATCTATCAGACCATTGGACGTTGATGCTATCATTAATACTGTTAAGAAGACCAATCACTTGATCACCGTTGAATCTACTTTCCCTGCATTTGGTGTTGGTTCTGAACTGGTCGCTCAAATTATGGAATCTGATGCCTTTGACCATCTAGATGCCCCAGTGCAAAGGGTCACCGGTGCGGAAGTCCCAACTCCATATGCCAAGGAACTGGAAGACTTTGCGTTCCCTGATCCAGACACTATTGTCAGGGCCGCTAAGAAGGTCTTGTCTATTGAATAA
- a CDS encoding uncharacterized protein (similar to Ashbya gossypii AAR166C) yields MLSCKRQSQLASHDLPQFYLLVVLYFLQGIPVGLAFGTVPFLLKSVAKDTSFTKLGVFSMATYPYSLKILWSPIVDSIFNPKVGRRRSWIIPIQFISGLMLWIVGYLISKGLLFEGVDAAYNVSSPDTLSDINVTSLTVCFFVLVFLCATQDIAVDGWALTILSKQSLSYASTAQTVGLNTGYFLSFSIFLSFNSGHFLNKYIRSTAQDYGLVSFSGYLKLSGWIYMLVTLYVVFYTTEHPVTSGGLPMASLKKDDDDVKEVDMVNSSGRPFTPVEYEDNSPIEKASVISVYKSFIKVLKLPAVQSLIILHFISKFAFQCNEGATSLKLLEKGFKREDLAITVLIDFPFEIIFGYYVAKWSSESNKDEPKTTHPIIRSIVGNAGVLTPWLVGYLGRVIAAILGSYVIAQFPVDGRITKRYFLLVIIQNLLGSFMATVQFVGMSAFHTLVADPLIGGTYMTLLNTLSNLGGTWSRFLVMTMIDHFTTYDCKGIEDNIVTITKQQCLKKGGQPIIIRDGYYVTNFICIFVGLFLFFTYTRRKVQYLQALPISAWRI; encoded by the coding sequence ATGCTGAGCTGCAAGCGGCAATCACAGCTGGCCTCCCATGATTTGCCACAGTTCTATCTTCTCGTGGTGCTATATTTTCTCCAGGGTATACCTGTCGGGTTGGCTTTTGGTACCGTGCCATTTCTATTAAAATCAGTAGCCAAAGATACTTCATTCACCAAGCTTGGTGTTTTTTCCATGGCCACCTATCCATATTCGCTTAAGATATTGTGGTCGCCTATAGTTGACTCTATCTTTAACCCCAAGGTTGGTCGTCGTCGATCCTGGATTATTCCAATCCAATTTATCTCTGGCCTGATGCTTTGGATAGTTGGGTATCTGATTTCAAAAGGATTGCTCTTTGAGGGGGTGGATGCTGCATATAATGTGTCTTCTCCAGATACCTTGTCTGATATTAATGTTACAAGCTTAACTGTGTGCTTCtttgttttggttttcctATGTGCTACACAAGATATTGCAGTAGATGGGTGGGCATTAACTATCCTATCTAAGCAAAGCTTGAGTTACGCTTCAACGGCTCAGACTGTTGGTTTGAATACAGGGTATTTTTTGAGTTTCAGCATCTTTTTGAGTTTTAACTCTGGGCATTTTCTAAATAAGTATATTCGGTCCACTGCTCAAGATTATGGGTTGGTTAGTTTCAGTggatatttaaaattatcagGATGGATTTATATGCTTGTGACGTTATACGTTGTATTCTACACCACCGAACACCCAGTTACGAGTGGGGGATTGCCAATGGCTAGTCTAAAgaaagatgatgatgatgtcaAGGAAGTCGATATGGTCAATTCATCTGGGCGTCCATTCACCCCAGTTGAGTACGAAGATAATTCACCAATTGAAAAGGCATCTGTGATATCCGTTTATAAATCCTTTATTAAAGTTTTAAAGCTACCTGCTGTTCAATCGTTAATTATATTGCACTtcatttcaaaatttgcCTTTCAATGCAACGAGGGTGCGACAAGCTTAAAGCTCTTAGAAAAGGGCTTTAAGAGAGAGGATCTGGCGATCACTGTTTTAATTGACTTTCCATTTGAAATTATCTTCGGTTACTATGTTGCTAAGTGGAGCTCAGAATCCAACAAAGATGAACCTAAGACAACCCACCCTATAATACGGTCGATTGTCGGTAACGCTGGCGTATTGACTCCGTGGCTTGTGGGTTATTTGGGAAGAGTTATTGCTGCGATTCTGGGAAGTTATGTTATAGCTCAATTTCCAGTAGATGGCCGAATTACGAAGAGGTATTTCCTGTTAGTTattatccaaaatttgTTGGGATCTTTCATGGCAACTGTCCAATTTGTGGGAATGTCTGCATTCCACACACTTGTTGCTGACCCATTGATTGGAGGCACTTACATGACTTTGTTAAATACATTGAGTAACTTGGGAGGTACATGGTCTCGGTTTTTGGTCATGACGATGATTGACCATTTTACAACTTACGATTGTAAAGGCATTGAAGATAATATTGTTACCATTACAAAACAGCAGTGTTTGAAAAAGGGCGGCCAACCTATCATAATTAGAGATGGGTACTACGTAACAAACTTCATATGCATATTCGTTGGTCTATTTCTATTTTTCACTTACACCAGAAGAAAAGTGCAATATCTACAGGCATTACCAATTTCTGCATGGAGAATTTAG
- the SCS3 gene encoding Scs3p (similar to Ashbya gossypii AAR165W), producing the protein MNRRLQRFRSASECFLFLLCPSILVVGNVISLLSISDFWVANKDGILNVWFVKRGWFWTSVIAWWCQIRYGDLSHTNIKRTLIRYILLTVWWFTFTQSVWVGVAPIMDLVFKLTGGHCSFDVFDQAMVVSEKFQDSEPRRLGSLKKLVKWFSERRDGNAGMGEETVYWLNCRLGEGPCENTSPSNSAMNSFISEALNNAYPIDNGQMCRKLGGYWTGGHDPSGHVFLITLMTMFLIGELRLFSDKVGRRLRSTSYTYFRMSFAYVKELLNNGLVWNLIDDDDSDQTPLILKTLVYPPLKCFWTLFKIIILLVTYIIWENPVIFLIGLIFTWLWAFFITCTMFHSLGEQLTGLIAAYIVVSLIYWYIY; encoded by the coding sequence ATGAACCGGAGGTTGCAGCGTTTTAGGTCTGCGTCAGAATGCtttctatttcttttatgTCCCAGCATCCTTGTGGTGGGAAATGTGATTAGTTTGCTGTCAATTTCAGATTTTTGGGTAGCTAATAAAGATGGTATACTCAACGTTTGGTTCGTAAAACGTGGATGGTTTTGGACGTCAGTTATAGCTTGGTGGTGTCAAATCAGATATGGTGATTTGAGTCATACTAATATTAAAAGGACGCTGATAAGGTATATTCTCCTTACGGTATGGTGGTTTACGTTTACACAGTCAGTTTGGGTGGGTGTGGCACCCATCATGGACCTTGTATTTAAGCTTACAGGAGGTCATTGTAGCtttgatgtttttgatcAAGCTATGGTTGTTAGTGAGAAGTTTCAAGATTCAGAACCACGAAGGTTGGgttcattgaagaagttggtAAAATGGTTCTCTGAGAGAAGAGACGGTAATGCTGGTATGGGGGAGGAAACAGTCTACTGGTTAAACTGTAGGTTAGGGGAAGGCCCGTGTGAGAATACTAGCCCTAGTAACAGTGCTATGAATTCTTTTATAAGCGAGGCGTTAAACAATGCTTACCCAATTGATAATGGTCAAATGTGTCGAAAACTTGGTGGATATTGGACTGGTGGACATGACCCTAGTGGGcatgtatttttaattacGTTGATGACCATGTTCCTAATTGGTGAATTAAGGTTGTTCTCAGATAAGGTTGGGAGAAGGTTAAGAAGCACCAGCTATACATATTTCAGAATGTCGTTTGCATATGTGAAGGAGCTTTTAAATAACGGTCTCGTGTGGAATttgattgatgatgatgatagcGACCAAACCCCTTTAATACTGAAAACGCTCGTTTATCCACCGCTAAAATGTTTCTGGACgttatttaaaattattattctACTAGTAACCTATATTATTTGGGAAAATCctgtaatatttttaattggtCTTATATTTACATGGTTGTGGGCCTTTTTCATTACGTGTACCATGTTTCACTCACTTGGTGAACAGCTTACTGGGTTAATAGCAGCATACATTGTTGTTTCCTTAATTTATTGGTACATTTATTGA
- the SOH1 gene encoding mediator complex subunit SOH1 (similar to Ashbya gossypii AAR164C): MSTKSEQPSVDASGEQEELPSRFEVELEFVQSLANIPYVTYLLTQHQLWQDPKFKAYLKYLEYWCEPPYAQYIVYPNSLFVLKLLNGFFDKAVVNEDGVLEGAEELPKVLQIQGGQWMNEMVERWRA, from the coding sequence ATGTCAACGAAGTCGGAGCAGCCTAGTGTAGACGCATCTggagaacaagaagaacttCCCAGTCGGTTCGAAGTGGAACTGGAATTTGTACAATCCTTAGCTAACATCCCATATGTTACTTATCTATTGACCCAACACCAATTGTGGCAAGATCCTAAATTCAAAGCATATTTGAAGTACCTTGAATACTGGTGTGAGCCTCCTTATGCTCAGTACATTGTTTATCCGAATTCATTGTTTGTGCTGAAGCTACTTAATGGGTTCTTTGACAAGGCTGTTGTCAACGAAGACGGCGTTTTAGAAGGTGCAGAGGAATTGCCCAAAGTGCTGCAAATCCAAGGTGGGCAATGGATGAACGAAATGGTAGAACGGTGGAGAGCTTGA
- a CDS encoding uncharacterized protein (similar to Ashbya gossypii AAR163C) has protein sequence MKLSSLLPILAAATTAIAAPVQTQGAESHLNIPQEAVLGFIDLGNGNDIQVTTILNGTQNGILLFNSTVANAAAAPSDSTLAKRDADAWHWLRFNRGEPMYKRSASADADAWHWLRFSKGEPLHRRNADADADAWHWLRFNRGEPMY, from the coding sequence ATGAAGTTATCTAGTTTACTTCCAATCTTGGCAGCCGCCACTACAGCCATCGCTGCTCCTGTGCAGACCCAAGGTGCTGAATCCCATCTCAACATTCCTCAAGAAGCCGTCCTCGGATTCATCGACTTAGGCAATGGAAACGACATTCAAGTTACCACCATACTTAACGGAACCCAAAACGGCATCCTGTTGTTCAACTCAACTGTAGCCAACGCTGCCGCTGCACCTTCCGACTCCACCCTCGCTAAACGTGACGCGGACGCATGGCATTGGCTAAGATTCAACCGTGGCGAACCCATGTACAAGAGAAGTGCAAGTGCAGATGCGGATGCTTGGCACTGGTTAAGATTCTCCAAAGGTGAACCGTTGCATAGGAGAAATGCTGACGCCGACGCCGACGCATGGCATTGGCTGAGATTCAACCGTGGTGAACCCATGTACtaa
- the PYC2 gene encoding pyruvate carboxylase 2 (similar to Ashbya gossypii AAR162C) has product MTSKLAGLRNDSNLLGEKNKVLVANRGEIPIRIFRTAHELSMTTVAIYSHEDRLSMHRLKADEAYMIGEEGKYTPVGAYLAIDEIISIAQQHQVNFIHPGYGFLSENSEFAEKVEKAGITWIGPPAEVIDAVGDKVSARNLAAKANVPTVPGTPGPIDSVEDAKRFVEEYGYPVIIKAAFGGGGRGMRVVTEGDDIQDAFQRATSEAKTAFGNGTCFIERFLEQPKHIEVQLLADNYGNVIHLFERDCSVQRRHQKVVEVAPAKTLPMEVRDAILTDAVKLARVGKYRNAGTAEFLVDNQNRHYFIEINPRIQVEHTITEEITGVDIVAAQIQIAAGASLEQLGLYQDRITTRGFAIQCRITTEDPSKNFQPDTGRLDVYRSAGGNGIRLDGGSAFAGAIISPHYDSMLVKCTCSGSTYEIVRRKMLRALIEFRIRGVKTNIPFLLTLLMHQVFISGDCWTTFIDDTPQLFEMVASQNRAQKLLHYLADLAVNGTFIKGQVGLPKLHTPPDIPHLYDENGEVLDISKPSSVGWRQVLLERGPEEFAKEVRKFNGVLLMDTTWRDAHQSLLATRVRTYDLAAIAPTTSHALAGAFALECWGGATFDVAMRFLHEDPWERLRTLRRLVPNIPFQMLLRGANGVAYSSLPDNAIDHFVEQAKKNGVDIFRVFDALNDLDQLEVGVNAVKKAGGVIEATLCYSGDMLQPGKKYNLDYYLELTDKIVKMGTHILGIKDMAGTLKPSAAKLLIGSIRTKYPALPIHVHTHDSAGTGVASMVQCALSGADVVDVAINSMSGLTSQPSINALLSSLDGDVDTNINADHTRQLDAYWAEMRLLYSCFEADLKGPDPEVYQHEIPGGQLTNLLFQAQQLGLGEQWAETKRAYREANMLLGDIVKVTPTSKVVGDLAQFMVTNKLTSDDVRRLAGSLDFPDSVMDFFEGLVGQPYGGFPEPLRTDILKNKRRKLTCRPGLELAPFDLIKIREELASRFGNIDECDVASYNMYPKVYEDFCKIKEQYGDLSVLPTRNFLSPPVIGEEIVVNIEKGKTLIIKPQAIGDLNKATGRREVYFELNGELRKVSVLDKSQKVETVLKPKADVHNPFQIGAPMAGVVIEVKVHKGSIVQKSQPLAVLSAMKMEMVISSPADGQVKDVLVTDGETVEVSDLLIALEEVVTVK; this is encoded by the coding sequence ATGACATCAAAATTGGCAGGGCTGCGTAATGACTCAAATTTACTTGGTGAAAAGAACAAGGTTCTAGTTGCTAACAGAGGGGAAATTCCTATTAGGATATTTAGAACGGCGCATGAATTGTCTATGACCACGGTTGCGATTTATTCGCATGAGGATCGGTTGTCTATGCACCGTTTAAAAGCGGATGAGGCGTATATGATTGGTGAGGAGGGTAAATATACTCCAGTTGGTGCTTATTTGGCAATTGATGAGATTATTAGTATTGCGCAACAACACCAGGTTAATTTCATCCATCCTGGGTATGGATTTTTGTCAGAGAATTCAGAATTTGCGGAGAAGGTCGAGAAGGCAGGTATTACTTGGATAGGGCCTCCTGCGGAGGTGATTGATGCGGTTGGGGACAAGGTTTCTGCTAGGAATTTAGCAGCGAAGGCTAATGTTCCAACTGTACCAGGAACACCGGGGCCTATTGATTCTGTGGAGGATGCTAAACGTTTTGTTGAGGAATATGGGTATCCGGTTATTATCAAAGCAGCTTTTGGAGGTGGTGGAAGAGGTATGAGGGTTGTTACGGAAGGAGATGATATTCAAGATGCGTTTCAGCGGGCTACCTCGGAAGCCAAGACGGCTTTTGGTAATGGTACTTGTTTTATTGAACGATTTTTGGAACAACCCAAGCATATTGAAGTTCAATTACTTGCGGATAACTATGGCAATGTCATTCATTTATTTGAACGAGACTGTTCGGTGCAAAGAAGACACCAAAAGGTTGTTGAAGTGGCCCCTGCTAAGACATTGCCTATGGAAGTACGTGATGCGATTTTGACAGATGCTGTGAAGTTAGCGAGGGTTGGAAAGTATAGAAATGCTGGCACTGCTGAATTTTTGGTTGATAACCAGAACAGACATTACTTTATAGAAATAAATCCTAGAATCCAAGTGGAGCATACGATTACAGAAGAGATTACTGGTGTTGATATTGTCGCTGCACAGATCCAAATTGCTGCAGGTGCTTCTTTAGAACAACTAGGGTTATATCAAGACCGTATTACCACACGTGGATTTGCAATCCAATGTCGTATTACCACTGAGGATCCAAGTAAGAACTTCCAGCCTGATACTGGCCGTTTGGATGTCTATAGATCTGCAGGTGGTAATGGTATCAGGTTGGATGGTGGTAGTGCTTTTGCTGGTGCCATTATTTCACCCCATTACGACTCGATGTTGGTAAAATGTACTTGCTCGGGCTCCACATATGAAATTGTTCGGCGTAAGATGCTGCGTGCTTTGATTGAATTCAGAATCAGGGGAGTGAAGACTAATATTCCTTTTCTATTAACCCTATTAATGCATCAAGTCTTTATCTCCGGTGATTGCTGGACCACTTTCATTGATGATACCCCACAATTGTTTGAGATGGTAGCCTCTCAAAATAGAGCGCAGAAATTGTTGCATTACCTGGCAGATCTTGCCGTTAATGGTACATTTATTAAGGGCCAGGTTGGATTACCTAAACTACATACTCCTCCAGATATTCCTCATCtatatgatgaaaatggtgaAGTATTGGATATTTCGAAACCTAGCTCTGTTGGTTGGAGGCAGGTCCTTTTGGAGAGAGGTCCAGAAGAATTTGCAAAGGAAGTACGAAAATTCAATGGTGTCTTACTGATGGATACTACTTGGAGAGATGCTCATCAATCGTTATTAGCCACTAGAGTCCGTACATACGATTTGGCGGCTATCGCACCAACGACCTCACATGCTCTGGCAGGAGCTTTTGCTCTGGAATGTTGGGGTGGTGCTACATTTGATGTCGCCATGAGATTCTTACACGAAGATCCTTGGGAACGTCTTAGAACTTTACGTAGGTTGGTTCCTAATATTCCCTTCCAAATGTTGTTGCGTGGTGCTAATGGTGTAGCTTATTCTTCTTTGCCAGATAATGCTATTGATCATTTTGTTGAACAAGCTAAAAAGAATGGTGTGGATATATTTAGGGTATTCGATGCGTTGAATGATTTAGATCAGTTGGAAGTTGGCGTAAATGCCGTTAAGAAAGCTGGTGGTGTTATTGAGGCTACGCTATGTTATTCTGGTGACATGCTACAACCAGGTAAAAAGTACAATTTGGATTATTACTTGGAACTTACCGATAAGATTGTCAAGATGGGAACCCACATTCTTGGTATCAAGGATATGGCTGGCACATTGAAGCCATCGGCTGCAAAATTGTTGATTGGCTCTATTAGGACAAAGTACCCAGCTTTGCCAATTCATGTTCACACACATGATTCAGCAGGTACTGGTGTTGCATCTATGGTCCAATGTGCACTTTCAGGTGCagatgttgttgatgttgcCATCAATTCCATGTCTGGATTAACATCTCAGCCCTCTATTAATGCCTTACTATCTTCATTGGATGGCGATGTTGATACTAATATTAATGCAGACCATACCCGTCAGTTAGACGCTTACTGGGCGGAAATGAGGCTTCTATACTCTTGTTTTGAAGCTGATTTGAAAGGCCCAGATCCTGAAGTCTACCAACACGAAATTCCAGGTGGCCAGTTGACTAACCTATTATTCCAGGCCCAACAATTGGGTCTGGGCGAGCAATGGGCGGAAACGAAAAGGGCTTATCGTGAGGCTAATATGTTGTTGGGAGACATAGTGAAAGTTACTCCTACATCTAAagttgttggtgatttaGCACAATTTATGGTCACTAATAAACTAACTTCCGATGACGTTAGACGCCTGGCTGGCTCCTTGGATTTCCCAGATTCAGTTATGGActtttttgaaggtttaGTTGGCCAACCATATGGTGGCTTCCCAGAACCACTGAGAACAGATATCTTGAAGAATAAGAGAAGAAAGTTAACGTGCAGGCCCGGGTTGGAATTGGCTCCGTTTGATTTGATCAAAATTAGGGAAGAGCTGGCTTCTAGATTTGGTAACATTGATGAATGCGATGTTGCATCCTATAATATGTATCCAAAGGTTTACGAAGACTTCTGTAAGATTAAGGAGCAATATGGTGATCTATCTGTCTTGCCAACAAGGAATTTCCTGTCCCCGCCTGTTATTGGAGAAGAGATTGTCGTCAACATTGAAAAAGGTAAAACATTGATCATAAAACCACAAGCGATTGGTGATTTGAATAAGGCTACCGGAAGAAGGGAAGTATACTTTGAATTGAATGGTGAATTACGTAAGGTCTCTGTCTTGGACAAGTCTCAAAAAGTGGAGACTGTTTTGAAGCCTAAAGCAGATGTTCACAATCCCTTCCAAATCGGTGCACCAATGGCTGGTGTCGTTATTGAGGTTAAGGTCCACAAGGGCTCCATTGTACAAAAGAGCCAGCCGTTGGCTGTCCTGAGCGCAATGAAAATGGAAATGGTTATTTCTTCTCCAGCAGATGGCCAAGTTAAGGATGTTCTCGTTACTGATGGTGAGACCGTTGAAGTTTCAGATTTGTTGATCGCATTAGAGGAGGTAGTCACCGTCAAATAA
- the DUO1 gene encoding Duo1p (similar to Ashbya gossypii AAR161W), with translation MSDTNLDNATIDKLIPQIFDQMRSNQLNNTKTNGGSLPLFMSSVSTPTLLKEVEQLDSILPVIKHLNNSLRHSTSDNLNRIKKTCESVNKVLDTWIKIQSQAGYVSELLDDKEYLKYIDATQGDEAKKQNYMENKRAEVEEIRRKIQEKNKPAVATVEAPLPKKPFSKATANYKKGKVGASGIPRSSAKVRKPVSNPVVTTGAKNRRMFR, from the coding sequence ATGAGCGATACAAATTTAGATAATGCGACTATTGATAAGTTGATTCCGCAAATTTTTGATCAGATGCGGTCAAACCAGTTGAATAATACTAAGACGAATGGGGGGTCCCTGCCGTTGTTTATGTCTTCAGTCTCTACGCCCACGCTTTTGAAAGAAGTGGAACAGCTGGATAGTATACTGCCAGTTATAAAACATTTGAATAATTCGTTGAGACATTCGACGTCGGATAATCTGAATAGGATAAAGAAAACGTGTGAGTCGGTGAACAAGGTGTTAGATACTTGGATCAAGATCCAATCTCAGGCGGGTTACGTTAGCGAGTTGTTGGATGATAAGGAGTATCttaaatatatagatgCAACACAGGGGGATGAGGCCAAGAAGCAGAATTATATGGAGAATAAAAGGGCAGAAGTGGAGGAGATACGAAGGAAGATTCAAGAGAAGAACAAACCTGCTGTAGCTACAGTAGAGGCGCCTCTTCCTAAGAAGCCTTTTTCTAAGGCAACAGCGAATTATAAAAAGGGTAAAGTGGGGGCATCTGGTATACCTAGGAGTAGTGCTAAGGTTCGGAAGCCCGTCTCGAATCCAGTGGTTACTACTGGTGCGAAGAACCGGAGGATGTTCCGTTAG